The proteins below come from a single Blastocatellia bacterium genomic window:
- a CDS encoding aldehyde dehydrogenase family protein, with protein MDVKRYDHFINGAWVAPSSGDYFADIDPSTGQVCAHVARGSADDVDRAVEAARRAFHVWRKVEPSDRGRLLHRVAARLRSEADELAYLECIDTGFPLRDCQMIVHHVAARRFEYYGGLADKLGGETIPVPGNHLDYTLREPLGVVGIIIPWNSPLWAGSACVAPALAAGNTIVLKPAEEAQLSMLRLAEILKQEGAPDGVFNVVTGLGPEAGAALAGHPGLDAISFTGSIETGREVMKQAAQHVIPVSLELGGKSANIVFADANLETALMYALIAIFTASGQVCTAGSRLLLQRAIHDQFMSRLIERTGQLRVGRGLDNPDMGPVISERQLNRVLGYIEVGVAEGAAVAIGGQRLTDEALADGYFLAPTIFDGVTHQMRIAQEEIFGPVLSVLVFDDADEALAIANGTSYGLAAAVWTRDLKTAHYMAAHLQAGSIYVNRYFTSGIEAPTGGYKRSGFGRIDGVEVMRHYTQLKNVIVNLD; from the coding sequence ATGGATGTGAAACGATACGATCATTTCATCAACGGAGCTTGGGTTGCGCCATCTTCAGGCGATTACTTTGCCGACATTGATCCATCCACAGGACAGGTGTGCGCGCACGTGGCGCGCGGCAGCGCCGACGATGTTGATCGGGCCGTTGAAGCTGCGCGCCGCGCGTTCCATGTGTGGCGCAAGGTTGAGCCGAGTGACCGTGGCCGCCTCCTGCATCGCGTGGCCGCTCGCCTGCGCAGCGAAGCGGATGAGCTGGCGTATCTGGAATGTATTGACACGGGATTTCCGCTGCGCGATTGTCAGATGATCGTTCACCATGTCGCGGCGCGTCGGTTCGAGTATTACGGCGGCTTAGCGGACAAACTTGGCGGAGAGACCATCCCTGTGCCTGGCAATCATCTGGATTACACGTTACGCGAGCCGCTCGGCGTCGTTGGCATCATCATCCCGTGGAACAGCCCGTTGTGGGCAGGCAGCGCGTGTGTGGCGCCGGCCTTGGCCGCCGGCAACACGATTGTGTTGAAACCGGCGGAAGAAGCGCAATTGAGCATGCTGCGACTGGCCGAGATACTGAAGCAGGAGGGCGCCCCCGACGGCGTGTTCAACGTGGTGACCGGATTAGGACCTGAAGCTGGCGCGGCGTTGGCTGGTCATCCCGGGCTTGACGCGATCTCGTTTACTGGCTCGATTGAAACAGGCCGCGAGGTGATGAAACAGGCCGCGCAGCATGTCATCCCTGTCAGTTTGGAGCTGGGCGGTAAATCAGCCAACATTGTTTTTGCTGATGCCAACCTGGAGACGGCGCTGATGTATGCCCTCATAGCGATTTTCACAGCGTCAGGCCAAGTCTGCACGGCCGGCTCACGCTTGTTGTTGCAGCGAGCGATCCATGATCAGTTCATGTCAAGGCTGATCGAGCGCACCGGTCAGCTTCGTGTGGGACGTGGATTGGATAATCCCGATATGGGGCCGGTCATTTCTGAACGCCAACTCAATCGCGTGTTGGGGTATATTGAAGTTGGCGTGGCAGAAGGCGCGGCCGTGGCCATCGGCGGCCAACGATTGACCGATGAGGCGCTGGCCGATGGTTACTTCCTTGCGCCGACTATTTTCGACGGCGTTACCCATCAGATGCGCATCGCTCAGGAAGAAATTTTCGGACCTGTCCTCTCTGTGCTGGTGTTTGACGATGCCGATGAAGCCTTGGCCATCGCTAACGGCACATCGTATGGGCTGGCCGCCGCCGTGTGGACCCGCGACCTGAAAACCGCTCATTACATGGCCGCCCACCTGCAAGCCGGCAGCATCTACGTCAACCGGTATTTCACCAGCGGCATCGAGGCGCCCACAGGCGGATACAAACGCAGCGGGTTTGGTCGCATTGACGGCGTTGAAGTCATGCGGCACTACACGCAATTGAAAAACGTCATCGTCAATTTAGATTGA
- a CDS encoding thioredoxin, whose protein sequence is MIDVTRETFEQEVKQASKPVLVDFWGPRCGPCLALMPLVEELSTRFSEQLKVVKVNAQENRKLCVELKVLSLPTFLFFNRGQEQARLSGDIHADALQPWVEAQLGNLME, encoded by the coding sequence ATGATTGATGTGACCAGAGAGACATTTGAGCAAGAAGTCAAACAGGCATCCAAGCCGGTCTTGGTTGACTTTTGGGGTCCCCGATGTGGTCCCTGTTTAGCCTTGATGCCACTGGTTGAAGAGCTGTCTACTCGTTTCTCGGAGCAATTGAAAGTGGTGAAAGTGAACGCTCAAGAGAACCGCAAGCTGTGTGTCGAGTTGAAAGTGTTGTCGCTCCCCACATTTCTGTTTTTCAATCGTGGTCAGGAGCAAGCCCGGCTCAGCGGCGATATTCACGCTGATGCGCTGCAACCGTGGGTCGAGGCGCAACTGGGCAATCTCATGGAGTGA
- a CDS encoding NAD-dependent epimerase/dehydratase family protein, whose product MSRSPDVKFDNVLVTGATGFVGGRLIERLAMNSGVRLRALVRHLEKARSLIAGNVDLVQGDITDRRSLDAALSDCDLVFHCAALMHDATTDAQVFHRVNVEGTRNMLEAALQAGVRRFVHVSSIAVYGTSPREGADETDEYQFGREGYANSKIESEQLALAYHRQRGLPVVVIRPANVYGPRSSFWTVWMIAMIKSGQLSLIDDGQGMANPVYIDNLVDAMQLAARHTAAVGEVFVVSDGTKVTWKEFLGYYARMVGRDSLPSMSRAEALSKLDPVQVEYWTQTGWFDITKARRMLGYEPRVSLAEGMKQTEQWLRRSGYI is encoded by the coding sequence ATGTCGCGCTCGCCAGATGTGAAATTCGACAATGTATTGGTGACAGGCGCAACCGGTTTCGTCGGCGGACGACTGATTGAACGTTTGGCCATGAATTCAGGAGTGCGTCTGCGAGCCTTGGTCAGGCATCTGGAGAAAGCTCGGTCTTTGATCGCTGGCAATGTTGATCTCGTTCAGGGCGACATCACCGATCGCCGTTCGCTTGACGCCGCTCTGAGCGATTGCGATCTCGTTTTTCATTGCGCCGCATTGATGCACGATGCGACAACTGACGCTCAAGTATTTCACCGCGTCAATGTGGAAGGAACGCGAAACATGCTGGAAGCTGCTCTGCAAGCCGGCGTCCGCCGGTTTGTGCATGTCAGCAGCATTGCTGTGTATGGAACCAGTCCGCGCGAAGGGGCCGATGAGACCGATGAGTATCAGTTCGGTCGCGAGGGCTATGCTAACTCAAAGATCGAATCTGAACAGCTTGCCCTGGCGTATCATCGGCAACGAGGCTTGCCTGTCGTTGTCATTCGCCCAGCCAATGTCTACGGGCCGCGCTCTTCGTTCTGGACAGTCTGGATGATTGCGATGATCAAATCGGGGCAGTTGAGCTTGATTGACGATGGACAAGGCATGGCCAATCCGGTCTACATTGATAATCTCGTTGACGCCATGCAACTGGCTGCGCGCCATACAGCCGCCGTCGGCGAGGTGTTCGTTGTGAGTGACGGAACGAAGGTCACGTGGAAAGAATTTCTTGGCTATTATGCGCGCATGGTGGGACGCGATTCATTACCGAGCATGTCCAGAGCAGAGGCTTTATCCAAGCTCGATCCGGTCCAGGTGGAGTACTGGACGCAGACGGGTTGGTTCGATATTACCAAAGCAAGGCGGATGCTGGGATATGAGCCGCGCGTGTCGCTGGCCGAAGGCATGAAACAGACCGAGCAGTGGCTGCGCCGTTCAGGTTATATTTGA
- a CDS encoding glycine/betaine/sarcosine/D-proline family reductase selenoprotein B, with amino-acid sequence MSKQIRVVHYLNQFFGGIGGEEKADTPLQVRDGPVGPGLGLQKALGDRGQVVATFICGDNFFSSHTDAVLAELEQVVPAYQPDVLVAGPAFNAGRYGFACGQVGKALSERLNIRAVTAMYPENPAVENHRRVSGLWILPTSDRAGDMPKVLPKLADWAVRLGRGEPIGPAKLEGYIPTGQRRLQMTDTPGYERAFRMLMAKLNGEPFETEIPIEQFEMVPPAPPLKNVKTARLALITTSGLVPRGNPDKFRMFNATQWRQYRLPDAPTLRGQDWEVIHGGFNTAYAQQNPHLVLPLDVLREKAGEEFGRLHDEFYSITGVGTSLKVARQAGQQIAASLREAGVDAALLVATUGTCTRCGAALSKELDRIGMPVVIISAMDQLAQQVGAARVVVGRKIPHPCGDPNLPPPFDIQVRREIIQTALRALETPVTAPTIFRPEHAI; translated from the coding sequence ATGTCCAAGCAAATTCGCGTTGTGCATTACCTGAATCAATTTTTCGGCGGTATCGGCGGTGAAGAGAAAGCCGATACACCGTTACAAGTGCGCGATGGGCCGGTCGGTCCCGGACTTGGGTTGCAGAAAGCGCTGGGCGACCGCGGCCAGGTCGTTGCCACGTTCATTTGTGGCGATAATTTTTTCAGCAGTCACACGGATGCTGTGCTTGCAGAGCTTGAGCAAGTTGTCCCAGCTTATCAGCCGGATGTGCTGGTGGCCGGGCCAGCGTTCAATGCCGGGCGATACGGATTTGCCTGCGGGCAGGTCGGCAAAGCACTGAGCGAACGATTGAACATTCGCGCAGTGACGGCGATGTATCCGGAGAATCCGGCCGTTGAGAATCATCGCAGAGTGAGCGGCTTGTGGATTCTGCCGACGAGCGACCGCGCTGGCGACATGCCAAAGGTCTTACCCAAGCTCGCCGATTGGGCTGTTCGGCTAGGTCGCGGTGAACCGATTGGCCCGGCCAAGCTCGAAGGCTATATCCCCACAGGCCAGCGACGATTGCAGATGACCGATACGCCGGGCTACGAGCGAGCGTTTCGCATGCTCATGGCCAAGCTCAATGGAGAACCATTCGAGACGGAAATTCCTATCGAGCAATTTGAAATGGTGCCGCCGGCGCCGCCGCTGAAAAACGTGAAGACAGCGCGATTGGCTCTGATCACCACCTCCGGTCTGGTGCCCAGGGGCAATCCGGACAAATTCAGAATGTTCAACGCGACTCAGTGGCGCCAGTATCGCTTGCCCGATGCGCCGACGCTTCGCGGCCAGGATTGGGAGGTCATTCATGGAGGGTTCAATACAGCCTATGCTCAGCAGAACCCGCATCTGGTTCTTCCGCTGGATGTGTTACGCGAGAAAGCAGGAGAGGAGTTTGGTCGCTTGCATGATGAGTTCTATTCGATCACAGGCGTGGGAACTAGTTTGAAAGTGGCTCGGCAAGCTGGCCAACAGATAGCCGCCTCGCTCCGCGAAGCCGGTGTTGACGCGGCGTTGTTGGTAGCGACCTGAGGGACCTGCACGCGCTGCGGCGCAGCGCTCTCCAAAGAATTGGACAGAATTGGTATGCCAGTGGTCATCATCTCAGCGATGGATCAACTTGCCCAGCAAGTCGGGGCTGCTCGCGTGGTTGTGGGACGAAAGATTCCGCATCCGTGCGGCGATCCGAACCTGCCGCCTCCATTCGATATTCAAGTTCGACGCGAGATCATCCAGACGGCGCTTCGGGCGCTGGAGACGCCGGTCACCGCGCCAACGATTTTCCGGCCTGAGCATGCCATCTGA
- the ggt gene encoding gamma-glutamyltransferase: MVATSQPLATLVGLDILRQGGNAVDAAIAAAAMLSVVEPMSTGVGGDVFALIYQASSGKVFALNGSGRSPSAATLDEYQRRLGTDETGQIPLDHILAVTVPGTVDGWASALQRFGRMTLADVLKPAIEAAEDGFAVAPQTAQTWALMQEVLARHPDSASTWLRADGRAPRAGERFRNPRLARTLRMIAEGGPDVFYRGELADAIVRFSQAHGGLLTLADFKDHRSTWVEPLAITYRGYDILQLPPNTQGLVVLETLCTLQQDDLAALGHNTPDTVHLQLEALKLAFADRNRYITDPEFYHAPVDSLLSHAYARQQRARISMTQAVRHPTPGTPAGGDTVYLCVADAEGNVVSFINSIFHPFGSGLTVGETGIVLQNRGASFSLDPAHVNVIAPHKRTRHTIIPAMIVYQGRPLIAFGVMGADMQAQGQVQFVCNVIDFGMNVQDALDAPRWQYLGAGADIALEAGMPTAVWHELERRGHQLKGSDAFFGGGQAILIHPEYGTLQGGSDPRRDGCAMGY, translated from the coding sequence ATGGTTGCCACCAGTCAACCATTGGCGACGCTGGTTGGCCTGGACATTTTGCGACAGGGTGGAAACGCCGTGGATGCCGCCATTGCCGCTGCTGCTATGCTGAGTGTGGTTGAACCCATGTCTACCGGCGTTGGCGGCGATGTGTTCGCGTTGATTTATCAAGCCAGCTCAGGCAAGGTTTTTGCTTTGAATGGAAGCGGACGTTCGCCTTCTGCGGCGACGCTCGACGAATATCAGCGGCGGCTAGGGACAGACGAGACAGGCCAGATTCCGCTCGATCATATTCTGGCCGTCACTGTGCCGGGCACAGTTGATGGATGGGCGAGCGCGTTGCAGCGATTTGGCCGTATGACGCTGGCCGATGTACTGAAGCCAGCGATTGAGGCGGCTGAAGATGGTTTCGCTGTCGCGCCACAGACGGCGCAGACGTGGGCGCTCATGCAAGAGGTGTTAGCCCGTCATCCTGATTCAGCCAGCACGTGGTTACGAGCCGATGGCCGCGCGCCGCGCGCCGGTGAGCGTTTCCGCAATCCGCGTTTGGCGCGCACGTTGCGCATGATCGCGGAAGGTGGCCCCGATGTGTTTTATCGAGGCGAGCTTGCTGATGCCATCGTTCGATTTTCTCAGGCGCATGGCGGATTGTTGACGTTAGCCGACTTCAAAGACCATCGCTCAACGTGGGTTGAGCCGTTGGCGATCACGTATCGTGGTTATGACATCCTGCAACTGCCGCCCAACACGCAAGGACTCGTTGTACTGGAAACGCTGTGCACGTTGCAGCAGGATGATTTGGCTGCGCTGGGACACAACACGCCGGATACGGTGCATCTTCAACTGGAAGCGCTGAAGCTGGCGTTTGCCGATCGCAATCGCTACATCACCGACCCTGAGTTTTACCATGCTCCCGTTGATAGCTTGCTGTCGCACGCGTATGCCCGGCAGCAACGCGCGCGGATTTCCATGACGCAGGCCGTCCGTCATCCAACGCCGGGCACGCCGGCTGGCGGTGATACTGTTTATCTATGCGTGGCCGATGCTGAGGGCAATGTTGTTTCGTTTATCAATAGCATCTTTCATCCGTTCGGTTCGGGGCTGACAGTAGGTGAGACGGGCATCGTGCTGCAAAATCGTGGAGCAAGTTTTTCGCTTGATCCGGCGCACGTCAACGTCATTGCGCCGCATAAGCGAACGCGCCACACGATCATTCCAGCCATGATCGTTTATCAAGGCCGCCCGCTCATCGCGTTTGGTGTGATGGGCGCGGATATGCAAGCGCAGGGGCAAGTCCAGTTTGTGTGCAACGTCATTGATTTCGGGATGAACGTGCAAGATGCGTTGGATGCGCCACGGTGGCAGTACCTGGGAGCGGGCGCGGACATCGCGTTAGAAGCTGGTATGCCGACGGCTGTCTGGCATGAGCTTGAGCGACGCGGCCACCAGCTCAAGGGCAGCGATGCGTTTTTTGGTGGTGGACAGGCTATCTTGATTCATCCCGAATATGGCACGCTCCAGGGTGGATCAGACCCGCGTCGCGATGGGTGCGCGATGGGGTATTGA
- the grdA gene encoding glycine/sarcosine/betaine reductase complex selenoprotein A gives MQLAGKKVIVLGERDGVQGTALSECVKAAGGEVVLAINQCFVUTAAGAMDLEDQGAIKAKIEEIGSEDVVVILGSPDPDAAEMYAETVTVGDPTYAGPLAGVALRLPVYCIFEPEIKQQIPPDVYSEQVELMEMVLPSEAISARVKAVRERAQL, from the coding sequence ATGCAACTGGCTGGAAAGAAAGTGATCGTGCTCGGTGAACGCGACGGCGTGCAAGGCACGGCCTTGAGTGAATGCGTTAAGGCGGCTGGCGGCGAAGTCGTGCTGGCGATCAACCAGTGCTTCGTCTGAACGGCCGCCGGCGCTATGGACCTTGAGGATCAAGGTGCGATCAAAGCTAAAATTGAAGAGATTGGCAGCGAAGATGTGGTAGTCATTCTCGGCTCGCCCGATCCTGATGCCGCCGAGATGTATGCCGAGACGGTGACGGTGGGTGATCCGACGTATGCTGGTCCGTTGGCCGGCGTTGCGTTGAGACTGCCCGTTTATTGCATCTTCGAGCCGGAGATCAAACAGCAGATTCCGCCAGACGTCTACAGCGAGCAGGTGGAGTTGATGGAAATGGTCTTGCCCAGTGAAGCCATCTCGGCGCGGGTCAAGGCCGTGCGCGAGCGAGCGCAACTCTGA
- a CDS encoding FGGY family carbohydrate kinase, which produces MNHRHLLLAIDLGTSGVKAGVFASDGSLVAQSGVGYETLTPHPGWAEQEPQAWWDATCRAVSQCVAQCDATRIEGIGLTGLSPSLVCVDERGEPVRPALIWSDRRVAQEISELTEALGAHLSFTPLPRLLWLKRHEPNSYERTRWVFDSFDYLSFKMTGQAASFCPVGDQLAWSPSDALSAGLALDKFPSRVCKLGEHVGGVLPAVAAQVGLPSGLPVIAGTIDSFAAWIGTATTRPGVVCNTVGTSDGVALVWDQALVDPQNRLQCMPHLTGRHWIVGGAMSTGGILLEWFVRHFYNHEPDSFGTAIREAEDVSVGADGLLALPYLVGERSPIFDHHARAVFFGISETHGRAHFARAVLESVALAVRDVCHVIEEVGGAIDEIRVAGGGAKSDLWSQIKADVVGVPVLVPQIGDSGLLGAAIIAGWGVGRFTDLSEAAEAMVKFRAVMEPRVSHHEMYTKLFELYRRLYQHLKDDFVTVSQLLRPEERH; this is translated from the coding sequence ATGAACCATCGGCACCTGTTGTTGGCGATTGATCTGGGCACGTCGGGCGTGAAAGCGGGCGTATTCGCCAGCGATGGCTCACTGGTAGCGCAATCGGGCGTCGGGTACGAGACGCTGACGCCACATCCGGGCTGGGCTGAGCAGGAGCCGCAGGCATGGTGGGACGCCACGTGTCGCGCGGTCAGTCAATGCGTTGCTCAGTGCGATGCCACGCGGATCGAAGGCATTGGCCTGACGGGGTTGTCGCCTTCACTGGTCTGTGTGGATGAGCGGGGCGAGCCGGTGCGCCCGGCGCTTATATGGTCGGACCGACGAGTCGCACAGGAGATCAGCGAGCTGACGGAGGCGCTCGGCGCGCACTTATCATTCACACCGCTGCCGCGCCTGCTGTGGCTCAAGCGACACGAACCAAATTCCTATGAACGGACGCGCTGGGTCTTCGACTCATTCGATTATCTGAGTTTCAAAATGACCGGGCAGGCGGCTAGCTTTTGCCCCGTCGGGGATCAACTGGCCTGGTCGCCATCTGATGCGCTCAGCGCCGGTCTTGCGTTAGATAAATTTCCGTCTCGCGTCTGTAAGCTCGGAGAGCATGTCGGCGGCGTGCTGCCGGCAGTGGCCGCTCAGGTAGGGCTGCCCAGCGGATTGCCGGTGATCGCCGGAACGATTGATTCATTCGCCGCCTGGATTGGCACGGCCACGACCCGTCCGGGTGTCGTCTGCAACACGGTCGGCACATCTGATGGCGTGGCGCTCGTCTGGGACCAAGCGCTGGTTGATCCGCAAAACCGACTGCAATGCATGCCGCATCTGACCGGCCGCCATTGGATCGTCGGCGGCGCAATGTCAACCGGCGGAATTTTGTTGGAGTGGTTTGTTCGCCATTTCTACAATCACGAGCCGGACTCATTTGGCACGGCCATTCGTGAAGCCGAGGACGTATCGGTCGGCGCTGACGGCTTGCTCGCTTTGCCATATCTGGTGGGTGAACGCTCGCCTATCTTCGACCATCATGCTCGCGCGGTCTTCTTCGGCATCAGTGAGACACATGGGCGGGCGCATTTTGCTCGTGCTGTGTTGGAATCGGTCGCGTTGGCCGTGCGTGATGTGTGCCACGTGATTGAAGAAGTCGGCGGCGCTATTGACGAAATCCGCGTCGCCGGTGGCGGCGCCAAAAGCGACTTGTGGAGTCAAATCAAGGCCGACGTGGTTGGCGTTCCTGTGCTCGTGCCGCAGATTGGCGATTCCGGCTTGCTGGGCGCCGCGATCATCGCCGGCTGGGGCGTTGGCCGCTTTACCGATTTGTCTGAAGCGGCTGAGGCAATGGTGAAGTTTCGCGCCGTCATGGAGCCACGTGTGTCTCACCATGAGATGTATACCAAGCTGTTTGAACTGTACCGCAGGTTGTATCAGCACTTGAAAGACGACTTTGTCACCGTGAGTCAACTGCTCAGACCAGAGGAGCGTCATTGA
- the grdC gene encoding glycine/sarcosine/betaine reductase complex component C subunit beta, whose product MIKAVSYALAHTPNLVRYGSKPERELRKEPSMIEQIDRHLRTYEEAVAYPPNQVFIGNMPPEALWDTARPWWKQTGAALRFGPYGEIMPEDELLGLLRLADEFDLIWLEQSFVEQVAEKLAGHPLFHPDEVKRLGAGHAPEAIQARVTQEGALPFYLDGQIVGCIAPGHDEDPFLTPTILLENLACKATGVLAMRWLLQAYHCDQINPLTIEYVINTGEEAVGDRYQRGAGNLAKAMAELAGCRNSTGSDLKAFCCGPIHGVIVAGGLVQSGIFQQVLVVGGGALGKLGMKFRGHLAHDMPILEDVLGSFAILIGPDDGFNPVIRLDAIGKHDIRYGGSAQAIAQALVVEPLSKLGRTIPEVERYAVELHNPEVTEPAGSGNVPQHNYRVIAGLAALRKELPRDAVNSFERTHGLPGFSPTQGHVPSAVPYLGHARDAMLSGSLRSAMFIGKGSLFLGKMTNLADGMSFILEAQAPDTSHRRSDHDD is encoded by the coding sequence GTGATCAAAGCTGTCTCCTACGCGTTGGCTCATACGCCGAATCTGGTGCGCTATGGCTCGAAGCCGGAGCGTGAATTGCGGAAAGAGCCGAGCATGATTGAACAGATAGATCGGCATCTTCGCACGTATGAAGAAGCGGTTGCCTATCCGCCCAATCAAGTCTTCATCGGCAATATGCCGCCAGAGGCCCTCTGGGATACGGCGCGACCATGGTGGAAGCAAACAGGCGCCGCTCTGCGATTCGGGCCTTATGGTGAGATCATGCCTGAAGACGAGCTCCTGGGTTTGCTTCGTCTGGCTGACGAGTTCGATCTGATTTGGCTGGAGCAGTCGTTTGTCGAGCAGGTTGCTGAAAAGTTGGCCGGCCACCCGTTGTTTCACCCGGATGAGGTCAAGCGGCTGGGAGCTGGTCATGCGCCGGAGGCGATTCAAGCTCGTGTGACGCAGGAAGGGGCTTTGCCGTTTTATCTGGATGGGCAGATTGTGGGTTGTATTGCGCCGGGCCATGATGAAGACCCGTTTTTAACACCGACGATTTTGCTGGAGAATCTCGCCTGCAAAGCAACAGGGGTGCTAGCCATGCGCTGGTTGCTGCAAGCGTATCACTGTGATCAGATCAACCCGCTCACCATCGAGTATGTGATCAATACAGGCGAGGAAGCAGTTGGCGACCGCTATCAACGCGGCGCCGGCAATCTGGCCAAAGCGATGGCTGAGTTAGCCGGTTGCCGCAACAGCACGGGCAGCGATCTCAAGGCGTTTTGCTGTGGCCCGATTCACGGCGTAATCGTGGCCGGCGGATTAGTTCAATCGGGGATTTTTCAGCAGGTGTTAGTTGTTGGCGGCGGTGCGTTGGGCAAACTTGGGATGAAGTTTCGCGGCCACCTTGCCCATGACATGCCGATTTTGGAAGACGTTCTGGGTAGTTTCGCGATTTTGATCGGGCCGGATGACGGTTTCAATCCCGTCATCCGCTTGGACGCAATTGGCAAGCATGATATTCGGTATGGGGGCTCGGCACAGGCTATTGCTCAGGCGCTGGTTGTCGAGCCGTTGAGCAAGCTGGGGCGAACGATCCCTGAGGTCGAGCGGTATGCTGTCGAGCTGCACAATCCCGAAGTGACGGAACCCGCCGGCAGCGGGAATGTGCCGCAACACAATTACCGCGTCATTGCCGGTTTGGCTGCGTTGCGCAAGGAGCTGCCGCGAGACGCTGTCAACAGTTTTGAGCGGACGCATGGGCTGCCGGGCTTTTCGCCGACGCAAGGACATGTGCCATCGGCTGTGCCTTATCTAGGGCATGCGCGCGATGCGATGCTCAGTGGCTCGTTGCGCTCGGCGATGTTTATCGGCAAAGGCAGTTTGTTTCTCGGCAAGATGACCAATCTGGCCGATGGCATGTCGTTCATTCTGGAGGCGCAGGCGCCAGATACATCACACAGGCGGAGTGATCACGATGATTGA
- a CDS encoding fructose-bisphosphate aldolase, whose amino-acid sequence MSKTPVFTNRRMYRLFGEDGRSLVVAMDHGGGLNVYPSLSDPGQVIAAVVAGGADAVLTTPGILKHFYHQLKSVGVILRVDGGSSELEGSSGDYRLLYSVEDALRLGADAVACMGFPGSPLEAQTLGNIATLAAQCQRWGMPLMPEMIPGGFTNWSLRTVEATRLAVRIGIELGADFIKTEFVGSVDEFRSVVAHSYRPVLVLGGSRKDDDRALLSMVKQAMDAGASGVVIGRNVWGHPRPQAMVTALHRIIHGQASVQQALEVLESNR is encoded by the coding sequence ATGAGCAAGACACCAGTGTTTACCAACAGACGCATGTATCGGTTGTTTGGCGAGGACGGCCGCAGCTTGGTGGTCGCTATGGATCATGGCGGTGGATTGAATGTCTATCCATCGCTGTCTGACCCTGGCCAGGTCATCGCCGCCGTGGTGGCGGGCGGCGCTGATGCGGTGTTAACAACGCCGGGGATACTCAAGCATTTCTATCACCAGTTGAAATCGGTTGGCGTCATTCTGCGTGTGGATGGCGGCAGTTCTGAGCTCGAAGGCAGCAGTGGAGACTACCGGCTGCTCTACTCAGTCGAAGATGCGCTGCGGTTGGGCGCCGATGCGGTGGCCTGCATGGGATTTCCTGGAAGCCCATTGGAAGCGCAAACATTGGGAAATATCGCAACGCTGGCGGCGCAGTGCCAGAGATGGGGCATGCCGTTGATGCCGGAGATGATCCCCGGTGGTTTCACCAACTGGAGCTTACGCACGGTGGAAGCCACACGCTTGGCTGTCAGGATTGGGATTGAGCTGGGCGCTGATTTCATCAAGACGGAGTTTGTCGGCTCCGTTGATGAGTTTCGTTCGGTGGTTGCGCATAGTTATCGTCCTGTGTTGGTGCTGGGTGGCAGCCGCAAGGATGATGATCGCGCGTTGCTGAGCATGGTCAAGCAGGCGATGGACGCAGGCGCCAGCGGCGTGGTGATCGGGCGAAACGTGTGGGGTCATCCGCGACCGCAAGCGATGGTGACAGCTTTGCATCGAATTATTCACGGTCAGGCTTCCGTCCAGCAGGCGCTTGAAGTGTTGGAGTCAAACAGATGA